One region of Oncorhynchus nerka isolate Pitt River linkage group LG22, Oner_Uvic_2.0, whole genome shotgun sequence genomic DNA includes:
- the emc9 gene encoding ER membrane protein complex subunit 9, with protein sequence MGEVELSCLAYVKMYLHACLFPRCSVNGLLLSSSPAGGAVCVTDCVPLLHTHLPLAPITQLALTQVDVWCAQTQQRIVGYYQANACVSDSSPTPCALKIADKIAEQCNNAVLLMIDGGKMSPDYRVPPIVMYERKDTRWTLKDKHTIMLRQWEETRDIASQLLDSGDHSLLVDFDSHLDDITRDWTNQKLNAKIAELASPANGNV encoded by the exons ATGGGGGAGGTTGAGTTGTCCTGTCTCGCCTATGTGAAGATGTACCTGCACGCCTGTCTGTTTCCACGGTGCAGTGTCAATGGGCTGTTGTTGTCATCCAGCCCAGCAGGTGgcgctgtgtgtgtgacagactgCGTTCCCTTGCTTCACACTCACCTACCATTGGCTCCCATCACCCAGCTGGCTCTCACACAG GTGGATGTATGGTGTGCACAGACACAGCAGAGGATTGTAGGTTACTACCAAGCCAATGCCTGTGTGTCAGACAGCAG CCCTACGCCGTGTGCGTTGAAGATTGCAGACAAGATCGCAGAGCAGTGTAACAATGCAGTTTTGTTAATG ATTGATGGTGGAAAGATGTCTCCTGACTACAGGGTGCCTCCCATCGTGATGTATGAGCGAAAAGATACCCGCTGGACCCTCAAAGACAAACACAC GATAATGCTGCGGCAGTGGGAGGAGACTCGGGACATAGCCAGTCAGCTGCTGGACTCTGGAGATCACTCGTTATTAGTTGATTTTGACAGCCATTTGGACGACATCACTAGGGACTGGACAAATCAGAAACTGAATGCCAAAATAGCAGAGCTTGCCTCACCAGCCAATGGTAATGTTTGA